A region of the Saccharomyces eubayanus strain FM1318 chromosome V, whole genome shotgun sequence genome:
GAAAATATACCGTGTGTAACAATAGCGATTACCTCTTTGGCACCATGATCCATCAAAGTATCACAGGCTTTTACTAGTGTTCCACATGTGTCAGCCATGTCATCGATTAGTAAACACGATTTTCCGGCAACATCACCGACAAGCACCATTCGTGAAATTTCATTGGCCTTCTGTCTTTCTTTATGAATCAGTGCAAAATTCATGTCTAGTTTATCCGCAATAGAGGCAACTCTTTTAGCACCACCAGCATCTGGCGAAACCAGTATCGCATTCTTGAAATCCGTCTTGGTCCTTATGTAATTCAATACACTTGGCTCTCCGTATAGATTATCAACCGGAATGTGAAAAAACCCTTGAATTTGAGAAGCATGGAGGTCCATAGTGATAAGATGATCGCAACCGGCAGTTTCTAAGAGATTAGCAATCAGCTTTGCAGTAATGGGTGCACGGGActtatcttttttatcttgtCTGGCGTAAGGGAAATTTGGTATGACGGCTGTAATTCGTCTTACAGAGGCGGTCTTACAGGCGTGAATAAGGATAAGTAGTTCCATTAGAAAATCGTTTATTTCATGCTCTCCATATCCCGTCTGAATAATGTACACATCTTCATCACGAATGCTCTCTCCTATAGTTACTgatgtttctttatttgaATATTGATAAACTCCGACTTTAGATAATGGTAAGCCTAATCTTTGGGAGATAAGTTCAGCTAACCCAGGGTGCGAATTACCTGCAAGTAATTTGATACTATTCGTAGGCATATTCAATGGCCCCTATggtgatgaaatttttttgaatcgACTGCACACCAGTGCTGTTCC
Encoded here:
- the PRS2 gene encoding ribose phosphate diphosphokinase subunit PRS2 — encoded protein: MPTNSIKLLAGNSHPGLAELISQRLGLPLSKVGVYQYSNKETSVTIGESIRDEDVYIIQTGYGEHEINDFLMELLILIHACKTASVRRITAVIPNFPYARQDKKDKSRAPITAKLIANLLETAGCDHLITMDLHASQIQGFFHIPVDNLYGEPSVLNYIRTKTDFKNAILVSPDAGGAKRVASIADKLDMNFALIHKERQKANEISRMVLVGDVAGKSCLLIDDMADTCGTLVKACDTLMDHGAKEVIAIVTHGIFSGSARDKLKNSRLSRIVCTNTVPVDLNLDILDQVDISPTIAEAIRRLHNGESVSYLFTYAPG